In Pocillopora verrucosa isolate sample1 chromosome 13, ASM3666991v2, whole genome shotgun sequence, one genomic interval encodes:
- the LOC131794945 gene encoding spermatogenesis-associated protein 17: protein MATFVRLMESRGKVVDQLFENKRDAEDHRNKEFLAALKIQSWFRGTKVRAYLRFLHYCATTVQRHFRGHKGREIYRQIVQEKVAMMRTDFFNKQATLIQKLWRGYYVRKYIYNYYSRKRYLEGVVIKNEVVRKELEEFALKSKQEKEQKREMEEKLAKEEKARKTHYYISTHQIPGVYNSPFFPPQPSAKEIELRNARPLSRRSRQKLKSDAAQILDQSRSVKIVTRESKTVPLPPISMKSTAKVQGPFRTPNEVWQQRHKPLNPTLRVATSYLSAEDARADMKADEWVTRLIDDKFVPCTHRERPYEPLLHTTSQYGSLPYGTKHFREENVDRHITPSRFQTVTSPIPIFEQFGKTY, encoded by the exons ATGGCGACTTTCGTGAGACTGATGGAATCAAGGGGAAAAGTTGTCGATCAGTTATTCGAAAATAAGAG AGATGCCGAGGATCACAGAAATAAAGAATTCCTGGCTGCGCTTAAAATCCAAAGTTGGTTTAGAGGAACTAAAGTTCGAGCTTACTTGAG ATTTCTCCATTATTGTGCCACCACAGTGCAAAGACATTTCCGGGGACACAAAGGTAGAGAAATATACAGACAGATTGTACAG GAAAAAGTAGCCATGATGCGCACTGATTTCTTTAACAAGCAAGCAACACTG attcaGAAATTATGGAGAG GTTATTATGTGCGTAAATATATCTACAATTACTACAGTCGTAAGAGGTACTTGGAAGGAGTTGTGATCAAGAATGAAGTAGTTCG GAAAGAGTTGGAGGAGTTTGCtcttaaatcaaaacaagaaaaggaacaaaaaagggaaatggAAGAAAAG cttgcaaaagaggaaaaagcaagaaaaacacATTATTACATCAGCACTCATCAAATCCCTGGAGTATACAACTCACCCTTTTTCCCACCACAACCATCAGCAAAAGAGATTGAGTTGAGGAATGCAAGACCTTTAAGCCGCAGAAGCCGGCAGAAGTTGAAATCAGATGCAGCACAGATTCTTGATCAATCTCGAAGTGTTAAAATTGTTACAAGGGAGTCCAAAACTGTGCCTCTTCCTCCAATATCTATGAAGTCAACCGCAAAAGTACAA GGTCCATTCCGTACTCCAAATGAGGTGTGGCAGCAGAGACACAAACCTCTAAATCCAACATTAAGGGTGGCCACTTCTTACCTCTCAGCAGAGGATGCAAG AGCTGACATGAAAGCTGATGAATGGGTAACAAGACTGATAGATGATAA GTTTGTTCCATGTACTCATCGAGAGCGCCCTTATGAACCTCTACTACACACAACGTCACAGTATGGAAG TCTTCCTTATGGAACAAAGCATTTCAGAGAAGAAAACGTAGACAGACATATCACGCCTTCG aGATTTCAAACAGTGACATCGCCGATTCCAATCTTCGAGCAGTTTGGGAAAACGTACTGA